In the Silene latifolia isolate original U9 population chromosome 1, ASM4854445v1, whole genome shotgun sequence genome, ttgtcttactatAGTCCTTATTGCTTGTAACAGAATCGTGGAGGATTTTGGCGAGAATCCAAttgattacaacccgttgttcgaGACTACTATAGATTTCAAACGCGTGACGATGCTTTCAATTGGGCTCGAAAAATCGCATTCGAGAATGGGtttgctttggttaaagcaaataaCGGAGCTAAAAATAGGAAAAAGAACGGGTTGTTGGCAAGTTATTTTCGATGTAAAAGACATGGTAAACCAAAAGAAACGGACGATCTTGAAAAGCCAAGGAGGTCGCAGAAGTGTTCATGCAAGTTTCGTATTCGTGCCGTTCAAAATTTCGTGTCTAAAAATGATAAAGAGACGATGGTGTGGAACATTCTAACCTCCGAGGGTGGTGGACTACACAACCACAACGTAGCCGTTTATAAGGACGGGGATCGGCACTTTGCGGGATTGGACGCGGAAGAGAAGGCATATGTTAGGCAACAAACATTGGCCGGGGTTCAACCGAGGGATATTAAAAATGGTCTTCATTTGAGATCCCCCGATAAATCTCAACCGTCAAGCACCCAACTGTATAATGAAACAAGGAAAATTAAGAAAGAAGAAATGGGTGAAAGAAACACCGCTCGGCAAATGTTGGCTCTAGCGGTGGCGGAAAAATACGTCCACTTCTACGAGATTTCTTCCGATGAGTCAAAAGAGTTGACTCACATTTTCATGGCTCATCctgaagcgattaagttgttcCGGGCTTATCCTTATGTGGTCCTCATGGATTCGACTTATAAAACCAACATTTACCAGAATCCACTCATTGAGATGGTTGGTGTGACACCCACGGGATCGTCCTTCTTAATTGCATGTGCGATGATTCCTAAGGAGAATGACGTGAATTACCGGTGGGCATTGAGAAAGTTAGCTGCGATTTTAGATGCCACCGGAGTTGCGTCCCTGCTTGTATTTGTCACCGACCGGGAAATGGGTTTGATCGGCGCTCTTGAGCAAGTATTTCCCAGTGAGCATTTGTTGTGTAGATGGCATGTTAACAAAGCCGTCAATGCAAAAGCCTTGACAACATACCAAACTGAAAGTATGAGGAAATTTGTCATCTCAAATGATGAATCCGGTTGGTTTAAGGTGATCAATTCAACCACCGAGGAATCGTTTCAGCGTTCGTGGCAGTGTTTCCAACGTAAGTGGCCAAAAATGGTGGATTATGTACGGACGGCATGGGGTCCACACGCAGGGAAGTTCGTTTTATGCTATACAAACGAGGTCTTACATTTTGGTAACACGGCAACTTCCCGTGTTGAGTCAGCACATTCTCTATTGAAGGCTTGGTTGAAGTCAAAGCATCTCACACTTGACTCCATGTGGTCCCGTATCCACGGCATGCTTGAAAGTCAACACTCGAAGATTAAGAAAGAACTCGAAGATGAAATGAGTAAACCTAGGAGAACATCTCGTACTTTCTCCTTATTGCAAGGAAACGTGTCTACTAAGGCCATAGAGTTAATGGAGAAAGAACTTACTAGAGGCCTTGGTTTGGGTATCGGATTGAATAATCGTTGCCGACACGTGATGCGAACGACTCATGGATTACCTTGTGCATGCAATTTGGTATCTTTGCACGGAAAAGGTAGGAGGGTCCATCTCCAGGATATTCATGTCTTTTGGAAGACATTGGTGTATGATATTCCTCAACAAATGCCGAAAAATGACGGTGATTTATGGGATGAATTAGCGAATGATATGAGGCACGATGACCCGGTTAAACTAAGGGCGGCCATAGACTTGTTGCGTGATTTCCAAAGACCGGAGGACCAAGAGATTTTGCCACCCCCTATTAATGAGCACCCGAAAGGTCGTCCAAGAGGTTCAACCACTAGAAACAGGTCGGGTTTTGAGCATGCAGAAAGGAAGTTCGGGACACCAAGTACTCACTGTTCAACAAATGCAGAGGTTCAACAAAGAATTGGTGATTTCGAATCAGGAACTCTCGGTGCTCCTTTGGGAATGAACTTTACCATTGGCTTTATATCAACATGGGTCAAACGGTGGGGTATACCTGAGGTTTTGTGGGGCCACTTCGATGGTTGGGTGGATGTTGGAGATGACGGTCATTGTGGATTCCGGTAATATCGCACGCCAAATGAGGCCGAGAGACAGATTATATAGTTATGCGGGAATGGTGTTCGAGGGAGATGAGGTCCGACTCTATCTACGCAGAGTTATATGGAGGTTTTCTATCACCACTCGGGTATGTCGGGGTTAGATTTAGCGATTCGACGAGTTGAGTTTTTTCAGCAGATTGGTTGTGGGCATGACCATTGGATGTGTAGCGACGATTTGCTAGTTTTTGCAACGATGTTCAACTGGACGATATGTGTGATTGGTCATACACTGCGAGACGGGAAGAATGTTTGGGAAGGAAGTTGCAAAACTATCATGCCATTGAAGACCCGAGTTGAAGGCCGACTACCGTGTGGTATTTTGTGGTTTGTCCTACATCATAGCCATTGGATGCGGTTGCATTCTAGCAGCCCCCTTGAGAGTCTCCCTATGCCGCCACTTGATCCCGCTTGGTTGACCTCCTGAGATCCCAGTGTCGTTCACCTAGAGACTTTGTACCAACATAACATTGAGATTTGGCAAGCGTTCATGTTAGAAACTCCGAGAACACGTCGTAGAAGTCGGTGTCCGATAGTGCGACAGTTATCTCAGTTAGTAGTTGTTCGCATTGAAAAAACTATTaagttaccgttataattcaaatgttaccgttataattcaaatgttaccgttataattcaaatgttaccgttataattcaaaataaccgttataattcaaatgttaccgttataattcaaaataaccgttataattcaaatgttaccgttataattcaaatgttaccgttataattcaaatgttaccgttataattcaaaataaccgttataattcaaaaatagccgttacaattaCTAGCTTATAAATAGGCCGTTCTATTtcaatttcaatcacaacatccaattCTAATCACAACATCCAATTCTATTCACAACATACAATTCTAAAATGGATCTCACAAATGCACAAAAACCGAGTTTATCAAATAAGAATCGAcctaattgttcaaaatttaccaattCTAATTGAGCGTCTTGAATCGGTGGTTCCCGAGTGCCACTTTGTATGGCACATGCTTGAAGAGCCTCCAATTGGTAGCCTTTGTATAATTTTACAAGGAAACCGAGAAGATGTGCTAACTCCAGCAATTACAGATGAGGTTGTCTCTGATGAAGCATTAAccgagaagatgtgggagtttcgtAGGTTAAAAAGTGACATCTTAACATATTTTGAGCGCATTCTCACCGTGATCGATTACCCAAGACTATCGGACTTATGTCTTTGGTAGAGTCTTAGGGCCAAGGAATTCTTTATCTCTACTTGAATGATTTGTTGACTGAATATATGTctacccaacctgaagaaattgaggtTCATGACCATGAAGAAGATACGGAatcgtcgtcttcatcatccgaagataattaagttcgatagttatttatttatgttatgttttaagtaataatcgtttatggtttggggtttagggtttagggtatggggtttagggtttagggtatggggtttagggtttagggaaTGGGGTGTTGTTGTTAGTTTTGAATTTATGTTTTAAGTGGTTTAtgttttaatcatattttaagtGCTTTATGTAATGTCCTTgtatttcaattaatgaatgttttaattaaattatgtttaaaGTCATTTAATTAAATATCGTTGCATTTACTTAAATACCGTctccaaacaataataaaaataaaacataaaaattatccATACAAAGATACTAAAAAAACCATACAAACATCATCCAAACATACATAATCCAACGAAATAGAAAAACataagaaaatgaaaagaaactaGTCATCATACACGTCTGCATAGTAAGGACGCATCCCCTCAAACAAATCCTCTAGAGTCTCTCTCTCGGTCTCCTCATCATCTTGCTGGAAGACCGTCTTCAACTTACGACTAACAGCTAGGGCGACTTCCGGCTCCTCATGAAACTCGACAGGCCGAAAATGGACGCGGTGTGAGGGGGGATAAAAGTAGGGGTGTGAATGCTCTACATACCAAGCCATGTATCCCTTAGTACACTCGAAAGGCATATAtgccttctttgacaggtgtcgGAGGTGTATGATGGATATCTCGGACATCCATGTCCTATCGGGGTCTTGCCCGAAATCCAGCCTGTAAGTCCCGTTCGCGGGCCGAGACTCCTTCACCGCAATAGGCATCGAGGCGGGACATCCCGACGGTACCCAACCGACGCATGCATCGATCCTACTGGTACGGCTCTACTATATCAAGATGTCCGATAAAACCCGAGTAAAGCGATACTCTGCAAGCTCCACGAGGACGGTTCCCGTAAGGCAACCATCGGACATGCTCTGCCGTAAGATCGTCCAAACTATGACGATACAACTGAAAAGTATGAGAATCGCCCTTACTCCGAGGCAAGATGGCCCAACCCTCAACAAGAGGACGGCCCTCAAAACAGAATCCAAGACCGGCCGGAACACGGGAAAGTACTCGTATATCCACGCCTGGAGTAACGGTagacacccactaacacccaAACTATCTCGGCGCGATGCTATCCCTAGCCGTCGGTACAAAGTAAGCCAAACAAGCCGCACCCCAAGCATATGAACCAACCCGCTCAAGACTATCAAACAAGGGCAACAACTGAGCGGACACCCTATCACCACTCTTATCCATGAAAAGAGTGTGACCCAAAGAACATCAAGAGGTAAGCCCGTAACGAGTCATGCTCGTTCCCTAGGTAAACAACACGACTCAACTCCGATGTTAGTAAACCGCCATTCTTGTAGAGCGGTGGTACAACATCGGACTCAGGAACTCCATAAAACCTCGCAATCTTGCCCCGCAAACCACTGTCATCATCCTCGCCCGAACCGGCCACAAGAACCCGATCACCACTAACAGGTATCCCAAGAATATGCTGGACATCATGGAACATGATactaatctctccaaaaggcatatggaaagtgttaGTATCCGGGTGCCACCTCTCGATAAAAGCACTAAGGAGGTTATCATCTAAACCGGTGGTAAAACACCCCTTCAAAACCCCAAGCCCGCTCGCCTCTACCCTAGCTGCAACACCCTCAGTGAGAACCATGTGCCTAATCTCCCTCGCAGCTTTCGGCCTCTCGTAGATCTTGATCCACGACCTCATATTCTCCGGGTTAGGGTCCGACCAACTGTTGAACGCAACGTGACCACCAAAACTCCGTAGGGTGCTAATGTTCCTAGGACCACCGAGAACGGGCTCTCGGGACCCAAGAACTATCCCTACTCGGCCTCCTCGACCTATCGGTGCTAGAGGACTCTCTAACACTCGAATAACGTCCTCTACTATCCCGGCCCAACTTCAGACTCAACACTCTCGGCGGTGCCGGGTTCGGTTGGACCACATACTCTCcagcgtcctcctcctcctccccagaACCGTCATCCGACGGCTCATCATCTCTATCATGTTTGGTAACTACCAAAGAACCTCCCGAGACCTCGCCTCCTCCGACTCGCTAACGACGTGGCCGGGAGTAGGCATCATAACCATACCGGACGTCTCTCGAAGTGGGGGTGGCTGCTTGTGGGCTCGCTTAACTCGCAAACGACGCTGAGCCAGTAACATAACGCCCAGCGATGCGGTCGTGTATGTTAGGCGGAGCCGAGCATTCATGATTGCCTTTCCTCTCTCATTTCGATCTGCCATCTGCATTAGGAAATTGGAAGTTGTTAGAAAACACGTTAATCGACTAAATATCATATAAAGTAACAAAAATCGGCAAATAATagcataaaacacggttttttaaaaaaaaaaattaatttaccgcggacaaacattttttttttttttgaccgcGGTTGAACAAAAAAATCCCTTAGTTGACGGTggctaaacattttttttttttttttaccgcgggcaaacattttttttttttttttaaccgcgGCCAAACAACGAAAATGGAggtttgaccacggccaaacaattttttccaacgtttgaccacggTCAAACGTGAGAATTAAACGTTTGACCGCGGCCAAACCTCCAAATCCCACGTTGCTCTGCCCTTAAACGTTGGAATGCAACGTTTCACCACGGCCCAAACCCCCATTTCCCACGTTTGGCCGTGGTTTCGACCACAAAACGCAACAAATTCACTCCCAATCCgattaacaacaacaaatttcGACTCAAAAATCAATCCCAATCAACTATATTTCGCAAACAACATAGTTTGGCCATGAATTTAcataataacaactaattaacatgaattttaatagaaaaactatcaatttctaaactaattcaattaattttaataaaaacctAACACATAACCTAATTTCAATTCTAAAACAAAACCCAATCAATTTAATCGATTAACAAAAACAATAAAGGAAAGAAAACTATTTAATTTCATAGtttaattcaattactttcaattttctaaactaatttaaccaaaaaaaaaaaaaaaaacgccacTTACCTTTCTATGTAGCAATGCATGGCAGGGGGTGGTGTCGGCGGGGGTGGTGTCGGCGGCGGGCCGTGGTGGTAGCAAAGATGGTGTGGTGGTTGCGGCCATGGGGGTGTGGTAGTGGTGTTGGTGGAAGGTtgatttttagttgttttgagtTAGAGAGAATAAAGAGAGAATTGGTGAAAGGTTAGTGAGATAGTAGGGGCATTcatcgtcttttttatgaaaaacgtcgtcgacgtttactaaaacgtcgtcgatataaacGAATCCGGAATAAAAAATAGGAgatcaatgtgggacaaccctcacatgtgggAACTTTGGGTTTCTTCACACTCCCCCGCATATGTGAGGCCCACTTTTCACACAGACTGGACAAATTCATTCAACTGAGCAACTTTGCTCATCCAGCTGCAAACATGGCCCAGTATTAACTCAGACCGGACAAATTCAACTGAGTAATTTTGCTCGTCCGACTGCAAATTTTGGACCATGAAACCCAGGTCTTTAgccatgggctctgataccatgttaaattcaacaacgggcctggaccgcacccaaacggaggagaaagagtccacaacgtaggcccaagagggttccactctaaaaccaattggcgatagagggagtagccccttgccttataaggtggtaattcttctcctcttttatcaatgtgggacaaccctcacaAGTGGGAACTTTGGGTTTCTTCACACCCGTTTTTCACTTTAGATGGATATATCCGACTAATTACTAGCCAAACTACTAGATGGTACTCCTGAGCGTAAATGTTTTTATCAAAACATGTACGGAGCACTATAGAACTAAACCTACGTGTCCACCTTGATGGAAAACATACGAATGAGTCTAAGCAAAACCCGTGCATTgtacgggtcacaaaactagtttaaACTTAAAAACCTGGAGGCACGCGTCAAGGGGACGTACTGAATCAAAACAATGATTCAGAGTCGCAACAAAATACTGAATTATGGATACACGTCCCTTTATATGGAGCTACTGTAACAGCTCCACTAAAACCTCAATTGAAACTTCAATTGAATGATGAAAAAGTAATTGATTCATAAGAGATACGAAATCATTTACATCATCCTCCATCTTAGTTTTACCAACATACAAAGCCGGTAAGATTCATGCCCTTGCACTTTTTGTCACATACATgcctcttttcaaattttcatagCAACATATTTTTTTGTATAAAAAAAGTTAGTGTTACAATAACATTATTGTTATTCATTATTAAAACATATCATtaacaaaataataaataaactcAATAAGAGTGACGTTGTAAAATTTATATTAATTGATAACTTACCGAAAAATTGTATAAAACTCCTAAGGTATAGTCTTCTACCAAGTGATCTTGATCTCATTGGACATCTTTAAAACCTTTTCCACCAGTTAGTCACAATAATTCCGAAAAGTAGAAACACTTGTATAACCTTGAACACGCAGTATTATCAAATAAAACTACTTATATAGAAAAAAGATATTAGCATCCATACATTTTTCCTGCTATTAACTcatgaaattttaaaaaaattcttCACTAAAAGTCCATTTTCATAGTACTGTCAATTTAGAGCTAATGCGAGAGAAAATTTGGATATTTATAACtataatcaatatctatctatattaattaATGAATCTTTTTTCGaccgattatagagagtccaagtTTTCCGAATTACCTAAATTATTTCTTTAATAAAAATATCTTTAGCTAATAGCCAAAGATGTACTTATCTTTATTAGAAGATAAAATAAAACTATGttaattaaaagatcgagaaataAAGTGACGTTAACATTTTTAATATACTGATATTTGAGTTTGACGGCTAGACTAAGGCCCtcttcttttggacttaatttcaattCTAATAagttcattcgattcattcatccATTCGATTCATTTAGTTCAATTCATTGATTTCgaatcgattcgattcgattcgattgattagtttatttcaacattaatattattattcttattttatattcttattgttatcattattattgtatttatttatttactattgttattattatattaaaatttatttttaatatttattatattactattatatttattattattattattattttatttatatttattgtatttatttattgttatattattattattaatggcaatattattattattattaatggcaatattattattattattatattgttatattatatttattattttattaatatattcatttttataatattattgatggggcatattctgcaccgcgaccaagtcaacatactgagcaaggtcaaagatacctACAGCAAGACAACGGCTTAGA is a window encoding:
- the LOC141655502 gene encoding PKS-NRPS hybrid synthetase cheA-like; this translates as MVWNILTSEGGGLHNHNVAVYKDGDRHFAGLDAEEKAYVRQQTLAGVQPRDIKNGLHLRSPDKSQPSSTQLYNETRKIKKEEMGERNTARQMLALAVAEKYVHFYEISSDESKELTHIFMAHPEAIKLFRAYPYVVLMDSTYKTNIYQNPLIEMVGVTPTGSSFLIACAMIPKENDVNYRWALRKLAAILDATGVASLLVFVTDREMGLIGALEQVFPSEHLLCRWHVNKAVNAKALTTYQTESMRKFVISNDESGWFKVINSTTEESFQRSWQCFQRKWPKMVDYVRTAWGPHAGKFVLCYTNEVLHFGNTATSRVESAHSLLKAWLKSKHLTLDSMWSRIHGMLESQHSKIKKELEDEMSKPRRTSRTFSLLQGNVSTKAIELMEKELTRGLGLGIGLNNRCRHVMRTTHGLPCACNLVSLHGKGRRVHLQDIHVFWKTLVYDIPQQMPKNDGDLWDELANDMRHDDPVKLRAAIDLLRDFQRPEDQEILPPPINEHPKGRPRGSTTRNRSGFEHAERKFGTPSTHCSTNAEVQQRIGDFESGTLGAPLGMNFTIGFISTWVKRWGIPEVLWGHFDGWVDVGDDGHCGFR